The stretch of DNA CCTGACTCTTGTCATGCTTGCATGATTCATATCTGATGTACTTCTTGTATCTGTGCATGTCAATGGTATTAAAACAGttatatatatcttaagttCAATCATTACCTCGGCGACCATGTCACTGAAGTCCTCTGACTTATTGCGTAGcttctctcctcttctcttgcCTCCTCATACCttccaaaaatcaaaaatgtaggTATAGTTAACAACACTATTTTTTCAATGGCTTTTATCTTCTTATTGAACTCACATGTTGTAGTGGTTCTACTACTTACATGGCCTCCAGCTCTTCTGGCTGTAAACTGATATCCACACGATCTGTCTTTTGCCCCTCATCAGCAAATCAACCTGGTCATATTTACACAATTGCATAAATTAGCCGCTTGTTATAAATCAAACCGAAAATCGAGGACGTAATAAATGCATATAGCAAGCGTCAGCTCGGCATCAATTAAAATTGGTTTTCCTACTTGATATAGAGGCCTATCGGATTCCTTTCTCTGCTTCAATTGCATTCGGTGTCTCTGTGCCAGTTGGAGTGCTGAAAAAGGGAAAAACGTTCAGTTTCATACTTGgatattagtatataataaaaaataataataataatgaaaaaaaagatattacaGTATATAATAAGCAAACAAATACACCTCAGAGTTTAAAGCAAAACAATACCTCGACAATGTATCAACCGATTCCATGCCGTCTTCTAGTTCCTCTTCATCCATCTCCTCCTCTTGTTCctcttcctccaaatcaccCCAGTGCTTGCTCTTATCAATAGGCTCATCCTAAAGATCATGATAAAAGAACAACCCATCACATTTGCAAATTATGATAATGTTGAAATAATTTAATAGGAagcttataatatgttttaagagatgaGAGGCATAAGTCAAGATACTGCTGCATACCATCCTGGACTTTACTTGACTCCTGCTCAGGTAAGTCTTGTCGTTTTGTTCTCAGTACGTTAAGCATTTAAGTAACTATCCTTAACATGAATATAACTCGAAGCAGACTGAAGCTGTGGAGGCACTCATACAAGAACTTCCAAAGTTCAGGTTAAAAGCTGTCCCAGATGATTGCGGTGAATGCTTAATCTGCTTAGAGGAGCTCCATATTGGACATGAGGTACTAAACATCTCTTTTCCTAACATTGTCAGGGGATTAGCCAACTTCTTATGCATAAGTTTTGCTACAATTCTGTGTTTGCCTGCTTTTATTCCTTAGATGAGTGGAAATTGTCTGAATTTTACAGGTTAGAGGTTTACCTTGCGCCCATAATTTCCATGTGGAGTGCATAGACCAGTGGCTGCGTTTGAACGTGAAATGTACTCGGTGCCGTTGCTCAGTTTTTCCAGACCTTGATCTCAGCGCATTATCCAACCTCCAGAGTTCATCAACACAACAGCCCTCCTCACAGGGGAACAGGAAACAACATAAGCTCGGTACATAAGAAGCCAACCACAAAGCGAGAGCTACTTCCTGAGACTTCAATCTCTAATTCACCCGGTCCATACAGACACCGCTCTGGAGTTTGCAATACCTTAATTCACACACATAATCTTATAAAGATTCTCTGTACATAGCAAAAAAGTATCAAAActgcatcctaagagatcaagAAACTTGACACTGACCAAAGATATTCAGAAAGCCTGCCTCCAATAGCACTGCTTGAGTTCTAAGAGCCTCATCGAACCAACAACCCACGTCGGATCCAAATGGAGATGTTTTACATTTAGAGGCCAACCTAAATCAAAACACAGAACTAATGTAAGGTCAAATGCTTTCAAAAATCAACTGACCCAATGTGTGACCAAAGTGAAGATTACACTCGACATGGGTTGCCGCAGTATCTCGAGGAAGGATCGAAGTCGAAGGTGTCGTAACAGGCCTGAGCCATTTCGCCGTAACGGATCAGCTCCGATCTGAGAACCGGGTCCATCGGGTCCGTTAACCCGGCCCAATCGTCTTCTCTTTAAATCTTACGCCACATGTCTCTAAGCCTCCTCTCTTCATCGGTTTTCTTATCGCGCCGGCAGAAATCCTCCGCCGTATGCCACCGTTCTCCGCCACCGTTGGTTAATCCTTGCCGTTCACGCTCGAGCATGGAGATGACAGCGGATAAAGAAGCCTCATTGGTTCTAGAGAGAGAAGCTTTCATAGCTACTCGGGATCTTTTCTCCGGGAGATGAATGAACGAAGGTTTAGAGGAGCTGGTGGTTGTTAGCCATGGATGCGGTGGGTTTTGATTTCCAGAATGTGGAGTCGTTGACAAAGAGACGGGAATACTCTAGATAGGGTGATGCTTGGAGATTTAGGGATTTGAAGTGGAGAGGGAGACAGACGGACTATAATTAAATGATGCATTGAgacgaaaaaaaaagatgaagaaacgATTGGTTTCAAATCATCCGCTTCGCAATGAAGAAATAGGACAGGTCGAGCTGGCAACTTAAAGCTTTGTGATAGGTTGATGTTGATCTTATTCCCATTTTACTTATTGTTTTATTACTTTTCAGATGTAAAGAAAATTAGTTTCTcgtattttagaaaaaataaattaaaaacaataattttttcacTTAATTTCTGGTTAATTTCGTGGTTTGACGTTGAAGTTACTTTGACTCTCTTTAATTTTGGGTAAAATGTAAATAGATACTATCATCATACGCCACATGTTCCCCTTGTAGAAGCCGTCTTTCATTTTTCCTTAGTCAATATATCATCCCGCGACTATATTTTACGTAAAagacttttcttcttcttacataACTTTCATTTCTTCTGTGTTTTAATCTTCTTTCCTACTTGGAGATTCCCGAGCTTATCAGTTGATTCATTATATTCGGGTAAGCCATGTTTTGATTCGTTTTGTTTGACTACTCAAAAGTTACCGCTTATGCTCCCCATGGCTTAATTAGTCTTTGGCCCAGGATCTCGCATCGGCATAACTTGGGTTTGACTTAGATCTATAGGCTCTCCAGTTGTTTTACTGTCTTCAAACCAACTCGATTCTTTAATTGATGTATCTGagattttaattaatagatCGTAAAACTGATCAGCCTTTTTTTGGGTCAACTGATCAGCCTCTATAGCTTAGTTTTACAAGTTATATATGCTTTggtttgctttttcttttctttatgtgTCTGAAATAGCTTAAGTAGTCGTGATGTAGTTCTGTCCCCTGCTATATTGACCATGTTCGTTTTTAAACTTGGAATAAGTATCCAGATAgtccatctagatgtcttatcaAGAAACTTCatctgggtgttgttcgtttcttcatttcgtgtatgcatctagatgaatcatctgaatgcaactatgttcgtttgtttttcatttttaacttgcatctgcatccaggtgGACTTCTTAACAAAAcgactaaaatatttttttttttgcgtttcggcggaaaatatttttgcgattttgacgaaaaagtacatttttgcggttttggcgaaaaactgcattttcttgtttttcgcgggaaaatgcgtttttgcggttttgtcgGAAAAATGCACATTTTCGGGTTTGgtggaaaaatgcattttagCGATTTTGACGAGAGatcaaaaaatgtgtttttatggaaatatgcgtttttacgttttttacggaaaaacaaaatttttcggttttgatgaaaaagtgtgtttttcagttttggcagaaaaatgcatttttgggTTCTGACGGAAAAactactactttttttttgaggaaGTAGTATTGATGAATCAGATGCATGTGGCATGTTGTACCAAGTTGGTAAACAAATATTCTTGAGAAAactactacttttttttttgttaaggcTATAATTGTTAGAAAATCTCTTAAgcatctttatattttcctctataatagcattttggaaaaaaaaactatttatagcCCAACTTTTTTGgaaataaattgttattttttcttttatatttgaagatattttttttgaatgtttAGAATtacaatagaaaatattattttataaaaatgtattggAACTAAGTTcgaaacatattttaaaaattctctaaaaataataataatatacattagAAATAGTTattatctctataatattatttgaaaagtcagtTTTATACGTGTCGcactcacgttaactctcataGTGGTTGTGAATCAAATAtctaattatcattattaaatatttattttatattattttatttttccttttttatttaggtttcttttttatttattttttcaaataacctatataataattttttttataaattttaaaaacgaaaatatcgTTTATATATAGTGTAACTCATAataaggaaagttcacaaaataatcatgattttaaagtaaagaaataatcttcctttctaaaagaaataatacatattttaaaattattaagcatttattttaaacaatatatttctcaatttattacaaaataatttaaataacataaactaagatatatttaatgaataaaatttaatttaatctttttttttaatttaagttcctttttatattttttaaaataacatatatgataaataaaatatttaaaaaacttaaaacgaatttttttatagataatgtGATCATAAAAAggaaatcttagaaaaataaacttgatcttaaagtaaataattaatctttccttttaaaatttattggttatgtttttattctactttttacctatcatcactttattttaaatattttatttttgaaaatgaacATATACAACTTACTaagaaatcaaaaatatttacacaTCTAATATGAAAAGCCAAACTAATACAATTAATGCAATTTGGTTGAATTATATTAGAAATAGTTATACTTGAATTTGATGGAATATATGTAACATAATATACCCACAAAATGAGTAACTAGAacaatccaattttttttataaaaattcaaacattaaataaaaaatcatatattttatttataaaatattttgtacatatatgtattatgGAACGACTCAACatagtattaaataaatatgaaattctcaaataatattattaatatattaaccaattattataattaagtattttgtataacttatatatatatatatatatatgcataaggTGTCAAAAGACTATTagtgttatatttatttatgtgacTTTGATCGATCAACACTTTAGTGTACTTTTACTATTTGcttctcaaaacaaaatatattaaattatacataatcttactaaaatatatttacaaatctaagacATGAATCAAACtacatgaaataaaaaaattaatcaaaattttaatctgtgtaacaaaaatattttagttgaaTCGAAAAAGTAAATGTTatctaatatatccaaataataaccaaacagtcgaaatattatatatccaaaattatgTGTCTAATTGActaactaaaataacataattttatttaaaataaatcatgcattttgattacaatataaataacataataattaaagacaaaatattaataaattattataatatatttattttataaatttttatatcagTGCATGAGGAAGGTAAAATCACCTAGTGGAGAATTAAAATTACAAGCAGCTTAGAAGATTCCGTTTGATATTGAGGCTCTTTCCATTTGCAAGGTTATCTAGTACACAAGTAGAGTTGTGTTTTCATTTTCTGGTCTGAAAGGTCCTTAACAATGGTTTGATGAGAAAGaataacttttgttttcttgcagGTCCATGACTAGCCGAAAAAACACACATTGGTGTAGTACATGCAGACGAGGAATCCGTCTTCTCCTTGAAGGCTCAAGAGGAGGGGTTTGCATTTACTGTGGTAACACTTCTCATGAACGGCTCTATGAAAATGTTGAACTTAGCCCTTTTGATTTTTTCGGAGTATCCAATGAACAATCTCTTAACCGTCCCGGAAACAACAGAAGATTGATTCTTGAAAACCAATCGAGTTTTCAAGAATTGTTTAACCGGTTCTCAGCACAAAACCGCCGTGGTCCACCTCCAGCTTCACTAACCGTGATTAACTCAATGCCAAAGGTCAAGATTCAGAAGAAACATCTCGGTTTGGATCCGTCTTGTCCGGTTTGCCAAGACCGGTTTAAAGTCGGATCGGTTGCAAGAAAGTTGCCGTGTAAACATATCTACCATTCGGAATGTATAATTCCCTGGCTAATACAGCGTAATACTTGCCCAGTGTGTCGCAAAGAGCTGCCACAATACCGGAATAATGGCGGGAAGAATCCTTTGTTTTATCTCTGGCCGTTTAGCTCCTCTGGTTCGGCCTCAAACACCAGCGGATCACCTTTTCATTGAGATGCTTGTATATTTGTGTCTCAGTCCCTAAGGCTCCAATCCATGAAATATATAACTTCTTCTGATAAACTGttggtttgaaaaaaattatatgttgatgtacAAAGGGGATTTGGATGATAGTACGATTTGTATTTATATCgaatgtataatataattattgttttgaatCAAACATTTGGAATCACAATGTTGGTAACTACTAGTATATTAGTAATTAAGTTTACAGAATTAATTTGTTTTGCATGCTGTCATTGGCCTTAACCGGAatctcttttataatttttaggaTATTTAATTTGCTCAACCAATATCAATGGACAATTAACATTACTGTAATTCATAAGAATATTTTTGAAgatatatctaaaactatgcaAACCATTTTTAGGATGTTTAGTTGTTGAACCAATATTAGTGGACAAATAATAGTATACTATAATTCATAagaataaaatatctaaaaactaGGTAAAAACTCATCCGTGTATAGTAGAATAGGAGAATCAAGTGAACGGGTTAAATTAATGGTGTTGATTCTTTAGTTCAAACTCAATTTTCGCTAGAAAAGAATGACCAAAAGTTatctatttattgaaaaaatccaaagcataaaataattcaaatgtaaattaattctataaaattttgtatattagttgcatttttgttgaaatcatggattataagaaaattgatggatggtaaaaaaaaactaaacttggCAATGCTGTGCATGCATTAGCTATGTGACTGTACAAATGCTGCCATAACTCTTAACTCGTCGAGTTTTGAGACACATATGCTTTGATAACGTATTCCCTCCCTATTCTAAAtccaaaaagaagataaattttaaacttaaataaaTTCCGATCCTATGTTTTAGTTGACTAAAATGATCatctcaaaaatattaaaatcatcttacttttagtttttgatCATCAACCAACCACAGTCCTCTAAATGTAATACTTAAACAAGGCATCCAATTTATCAAGAGATATTAAATCATGAGAGTACCAAATCTAATGAAGAGACCTTTTCGTCGTCATTTTTCTGCACCTAAATTGAATTTTCCAGCTAGGATTGCCCTACTCATGCTAATAGCGGCAGGGCTTCATGTATAACGACATTAACATGTCTACTCCATTGTATCAGAACATCCACCTCTCCATCAACCGAATACTCAAAAAAATAAGTGTGCAAAATGAATTCATATGGAACAGAAACAGAACTTGAAGAGGCCCAATAAAACCTGTTTATAcagtgtgtgtatatatagatttctaagttttggttttgtgggtaagtaaatttttaatttttaattgatgGATAAATATAATGAGGTATAAACACTTTTGTGTGTATATGGTACTTGTATATGAAAGTTTCGATAAAAAATAGATCGTTTACCCTTAGTCTTAATtgtaaactttatttttcttagtcTTAATTGTTTATTCATTGAGTATTATCAAACGGATAAGTACGTActgatttagttatttataatttatttgtcaGTTGTGATCTTGTGAAGATCTctctatactatatatatgtataataagctacaataaaacccataaagaaaggaaaaatagaAAGAGAGCAGAGAGAATACAATGGAGAATGTTGAAATGAGTAGAATTGTATTCAGAGGAATATGGTACTTAATTACTCTACTCTCACTCATTGGCCTCTCCATATCACTCAATCTTCTCTGGCAACCTGGAGGAAAGTCACCAGCATTGTCTCGGTTCCTCAGAGATGGCGCAGTGAGTGCCACAACATTCTATGCAGTGACGGTACTCAGGTATCTCTTATTCACCGATCCTCCTTCCACTAATGGTTACAAGGATTTTACTACAACGAAAGAGAGGAATCCTCAGCTTGTCTTTGCGGAGCTTGCGTTATTGGCGTTAGTGGCATCTCCGCTATTCTATTCAGATCATGACGTATCGTTTGTGTTGTACATGTCGTTATTCACCATATCGTTGTTCATCGGTGGGACAGGTCTGATTCAGCTATCAGATAAATTTAGGATGGAGATGAAACATGCTTATATCACGCTTCTCTGCGGTTTGCTGTGTTGGCTTTTTgggatttatttttctatttacgGCGAACACAATTCGGTAGTGACAGTGATTCTTCTCATAGTTTATTCTATGTTTGTCAgttttatctatatttataatacttaCAACAGGGAGGAATTCTCTATGAATTCCAGGGTTTCCCCTCTTCCTGCTTAATTATCTTGCTCAGGAGATAAGTATTTCTTTATTGACTTGGGGACcgtttgtttcaccatttgccatctccatccaaatgattcatttgtatgatctattcaaatgacccattcagatttttgtgattgtttgtttgtccatccatatagctcatctagatgaatcatctaaatggatcttatgtttgtttctttattttcatttccattcaaatgagtttagtaaagaaattaccaaaatatccttgtgttgatttaattatatgtttaatattaattttaattatattaaatttaattatttagtttagtatatttacattagaattatttcaaaattaacgagttttctttttgcggtttgggcgggaaaacaagttttttcggttttagcgagaaaacacattttttatgttttggtggaaaacaagatttttcggttctggcggaaaaacaatatttttcgattttggcgggaaaatacaaatttttggttttggcgagaaaacaagtttttgcggttttggcgggaaaacacgtttttggcgagaaaacacatttttcggttttggagggaaccacgtttttgcgattttggcgggaaaacgcgtttttgcggttttggcgggaaaacgcgtttttgNNNNNNNNNNNNNNNNNNNNNNNNNNNNNNNNNNNNNNNNNNNNNNNNNNNNNNNNNNNNNNNNNNNNNNNNNNNNNNNNNNNNNNNNNNNNNNNNNNNNNNNNNNNNNNNNNNNNNNNNNNNNNNNNNNNNNNNNNNNNNNNNNNNNNNNNNNNNNNNNNNNNNNNNNNNNNNNNNNNNNNNNNNNNNNNNNNNNNNNNNNNNNNNNNNNNNNNNNNNNNNNNNNNNNNNNNNNNNNNNNNNNNNNNNNNNNNNNNNNNNNNNNNNNNNNNNNNNNNNNNNNNNNNNNNNNNNNNNNNNNNNNNNNNNNNNNNNNNNNNNNNNNNNNNNNNNNNNNNNNNNNNNNNNNNNNNNNNNNNNNNNNNNNNNNNNNNNNNNNNNNNNNNNNNNNNNNNNNNNNNNNNNNNNNNNNNNNNNTTTTTTgtgttttgacggaaaaatgtattttggagTGTTTgcgtgaaaacattttttttgtgattttggcatgaaaacttgttttcggtttttgcggaaaaacacgtttttgcaattttgacgggaaaacatttttttgcaattttagcgggaaaatgcgttttggggttttgacgtgaaaaagtagtttttagcacgagaaaaagtgtttttatagttttgttagttttcgtttgtgacaaaaatgatattatgtttaggtttgtaatttgtgaattacattaggggtataatagacattataccattttgaatgaaccatctccattcaaatgatccaaattggttcagctgaatggactttaaaattaagcctaaatttccaaaagtcatccggatgatccatctgaatgagttgcacttttagtgcCTAAACAAACAAACCTCTCATCTttatccagatggtccatccagatggtccatccagatggagaaacaaacaggCCCTTGGTATGACTATATAGTGATCCTCCAAGAAAGAtacaatattgtaatttttactCTAATAATGTTTACTCTAGTAGCAATCAAGTTAGATAAGCTTCTTCTTGAGGAAGAAGCGTTTGAGATGCCAAACTTGAAAAAGTGAAACGATAACAGAGAGACCTAAAGACATAAAGCTAAGCTGTGCAACCCTCTTGTTAGTCTTGTCGTTTATCTCCCTCATAGATGCTTCCCTGCaccatttaatatttataattagcAAAGATTCATCAAAAGAGACAGAGATCAGAGTTTTTAGATTTCAAACTATATACAAAACTGAGAAGATAGTGTAAATAACCTGACTCTTAGATAGATAATGTT from Brassica oleracea var. oleracea cultivar TO1000 unplaced genomic scaffold, BOL UnpScaffold01023, whole genome shotgun sequence encodes:
- the LOC106320690 gene encoding LOW QUALITY PROTEIN: E3 ubiquitin-protein ligase SIS3-like (The sequence of the model RefSeq protein was modified relative to this genomic sequence to represent the inferred CDS: inserted 1 base in 1 codon; substituted 1 base at 1 genomic stop codon), producing the protein MRGISQDTAAYHPGLYLTPAQTEAVEALIQELPKFRLKAVPDDCGECLICLEELHIGHEVRGLPCAHNFHVECIDQWLRLNVKCTRCRCSVFPDLDLSALSNLQSSSTQQPSSQGNXETTXARYIRSQPQSESYFLRLQSLIHPVHTDTALEFAIP
- the LOC106320693 gene encoding E3 ubiquitin-protein ligase RNF126-B-like — protein: MTSRKNTHWCSTCRRGIRLLLEGSRGGVCIYCGNTSHERLYENVELSPFDFFGVSNEQSLNRPGNNRRLILENQSSFQELFNRFSAQNRRGPPPASLTVINSMPKVKIQKKHLGLDPSCPVCQDRFKVGSVARKLPCKHIYHSECIIPWLIQRNTCPVCRKELPQYRNNGGKNPLFYLWPFSSSGSASNTSGSPFH
- the LOC106320691 gene encoding uncharacterized protein LOC106320691; this encodes MENVEMSRIVFRGIWYLITLLSLIGLSISLNLLWQPGGKSPALSRFLRDGAVSATTFYAVTVLRYLLFTDPPSTNGYKDFTTTKERNPQLVFAELALLALVASPLFYSDHDVSFVLYMSLFTISLFIGGTGLIQLSDKFRMEMKHAYITLLCGLLCWLFGIYFSIYGEHNSVVTVILLIVYSMFVSFIYIYNTYNREEFSMNSRVSPLPA